The Longimicrobium sp. genome includes a window with the following:
- a CDS encoding class I SAM-dependent methyltransferase, translated as MRHDLHEQNRLSWNAATAAHNSHKGDQAAFLRAGGDTLFPEELELLGDVKGLELLHLQCNAGQDTLSLARRGARATGVDISDEAIRFARELSAASGIAAEFERADVYDWLREAAEAGRTFDRVFSSYGAVGWLSDLEAWGRGIAGVLRPGGRFVLVEFHPAAMMQGGDLRPLYPYRSYGTPIHEPEGIGDYVAASGEGLLHGARAEPGVQDFRNPHPTWEFAWGISDVVTALLDAGLTLEALREWPYSNGCLLHPGMRADEHRRFHPPPGVPDLPLMFGVAARKAP; from the coding sequence ATGCGACACGACCTCCACGAGCAGAACCGGCTTTCCTGGAACGCCGCCACGGCCGCGCACAACAGCCACAAGGGCGACCAGGCGGCGTTCTTGCGCGCCGGCGGCGATACCCTTTTTCCCGAGGAGCTGGAGCTGCTGGGCGATGTGAAGGGATTGGAACTGCTGCACCTGCAGTGCAACGCGGGGCAGGACACGCTGTCCCTGGCCCGCCGCGGCGCCCGCGCGACGGGGGTGGACATCAGCGACGAGGCGATCCGCTTCGCGCGCGAGCTTTCGGCGGCGAGCGGGATCGCGGCGGAGTTCGAGCGCGCGGACGTGTACGACTGGTTGCGCGAGGCGGCAGAGGCGGGGCGCACCTTCGACCGGGTCTTCTCGTCGTACGGCGCGGTGGGGTGGCTCTCGGACCTGGAGGCGTGGGGGCGCGGGATCGCGGGGGTGCTGCGCCCGGGAGGAAGGTTCGTGCTGGTGGAGTTCCACCCCGCGGCCATGATGCAGGGCGGGGACCTGCGGCCCCTCTACCCGTACCGTTCGTACGGCACGCCGATCCATGAGCCAGAGGGGATCGGCGACTACGTGGCCGCCTCGGGCGAGGGGCTGCTGCACGGCGCGCGGGCCGAGCCGGGAGTGCAGGACTTCCGCAACCCGCACCCCACCTGGGAGTTCGCCTGGGGGATCTCCGACGTGGTGACGGCGCTGCTGGACGCCGGGCTCACCCTGGAGGCGCTGCGCGAGTGGCCGTACAGCAACGGCTGCCTGCTCCACCCCGGCATGCGCGCCGACGAGCACCGCCGCTTCCATCCGCCCCCCGGCGTCCCCGATCTGCCGCTGATGTTCGGCGTGGCGGCGCGGAAGGCGCCGTAG
- a CDS encoding ATP-dependent DNA ligase: MRAFAELYAELDETTRTGEKVDALARYFASAAPEDAAWAVHFLIGRRPKRLVPARRLAEWAMEMGGVPEWMFAECHEAVGDLAETITLLLPPPSEEREDLPLHRWVEERLLPMRHEDEAGQRAAMRGAWAELSGPEAYVWNKLITGAFRVGVSQNLVVRALARVGGVDEPTVAHRLMGTWDPTPGFYTRLFGADTSDADASRPYPFYLAYALDGGPESLGDAGEWQAEWKWDGIRAQMIRRRGSVYLWSRGEELITERFPELARAAGLLPDGTVLDGEILPWKEGGPLPFAQLQRRIGRKVLGPKILAEVPVVLLAYDLLEIDGRDVREEPLRWRRARLEELIASLPTGATDRIPLSPIVPAGDWDAVIEAYRGARERASEGLMLKRLDSPYRTGRRRGDWWKWKVEPFTLDAVMVYAQRGHGRRASLYTDYTFAVWKEGELVPFAKAYSGLTDAEIRQVDAWVRRNSLQKFGPVRTVKPELVFELAFEGIQRSPRHKSGVAVRFPRILRWRTDKKPEDADSLETIIGLLEG, encoded by the coding sequence ATGAGAGCGTTCGCCGAGCTGTACGCCGAGCTGGACGAAACCACGCGCACCGGCGAAAAAGTGGACGCGCTGGCGCGCTACTTCGCGTCCGCGGCGCCGGAGGACGCGGCGTGGGCGGTGCACTTCCTGATCGGAAGGCGGCCCAAGCGGCTGGTGCCCGCGCGCAGGCTGGCCGAGTGGGCGATGGAGATGGGCGGCGTGCCGGAGTGGATGTTCGCCGAGTGCCACGAGGCCGTGGGCGACCTGGCGGAGACCATCACCCTGCTCCTTCCGCCGCCATCCGAGGAGCGCGAGGACCTGCCGCTGCACCGCTGGGTGGAGGAGCGCCTTCTCCCCATGCGCCACGAGGACGAGGCCGGCCAGCGCGCGGCGATGCGGGGCGCGTGGGCCGAGCTCAGCGGCCCCGAGGCGTACGTGTGGAACAAGCTGATCACCGGCGCCTTTCGCGTGGGCGTGTCGCAGAACCTGGTGGTGCGCGCCCTGGCCCGTGTGGGCGGGGTGGACGAGCCCACGGTGGCGCACCGACTGATGGGCACCTGGGACCCCACGCCCGGCTTCTACACCCGCCTCTTCGGCGCAGACACCAGCGACGCCGACGCCAGCCGCCCCTACCCCTTCTACCTTGCGTACGCGCTGGACGGCGGCCCCGAATCGCTGGGCGACGCCGGCGAGTGGCAGGCGGAGTGGAAGTGGGACGGCATCCGCGCGCAGATGATCCGCCGGCGCGGCAGCGTGTACCTCTGGTCGCGCGGCGAGGAGCTGATCACGGAGCGCTTCCCCGAACTGGCGCGCGCCGCCGGCCTCTTGCCCGACGGTACCGTGCTCGACGGCGAGATCCTGCCGTGGAAGGAGGGCGGCCCGCTCCCCTTTGCGCAGCTCCAGCGGCGCATCGGGCGCAAGGTGCTGGGCCCCAAGATCCTGGCCGAGGTCCCCGTCGTCCTCCTCGCCTACGACCTGCTGGAGATCGACGGCCGCGACGTGCGCGAGGAGCCGCTGCGCTGGCGTCGCGCGCGGCTGGAGGAGCTGATCGCCTCCCTCCCCACCGGCGCCACGGACCGCATCCCGCTCTCCCCCATCGTCCCGGCAGGCGACTGGGACGCGGTGATCGAGGCGTACCGCGGCGCCCGCGAGCGCGCTTCGGAGGGGCTGATGCTGAAGCGCCTTGACTCGCCCTACCGCACCGGCCGGCGCCGCGGCGACTGGTGGAAGTGGAAGGTGGAGCCCTTTACCCTCGACGCGGTGATGGTGTACGCGCAGCGGGGGCACGGGCGGCGCGCATCGCTCTACACCGACTACACCTTTGCGGTGTGGAAGGAGGGCGAGCTGGTGCCCTTTGCCAAGGCGTACAGCGGCCTCACCGACGCCGAGATCCGCCAGGTGGATGCGTGGGTGCGGCGCAACTCGCTGCAGAAGTTCGGTCCGGTGCGCACGGTGAAGCCGGAGCTGGTGTTCGAACTGGCCTTTGAGGGAATCCAGCGCTCGCCGCGCCACAAGAGCGGCGTGGCGGTGCGCTTCCCCCGCATTCTGCGCTGGCGCACCGACAAGAAGCCCGAGGACGCGGATTCGCTGGAGACGATCATCGGGCTGCTGGAGGGGTGA
- a CDS encoding sialidase family protein yields the protein MVRIHKPTLGLVVLALAACTADSTGFTVPATGQRVISATETGAVYAGPETDYQPSLIRTRAGTLMMVIERLNSSNSGDLFISNSADEGATWSVPRAIVAATNSERHPALVELATGGFALFYLYNEGNKGGNRIHRSTSPDGATWTARGRIGLGWNTGGEINPAVIVEPDGSLTMTYHRLNGAAYIARSTDGGATWDTRKTAITTTAAALPRIAKRASDGLYLVTYQSAGSDGKMDLFAETSADPYNWTAAATPLAQADDNHDSAPIVMPNGSFFLPYVTAQGTAHYNVVYRTSPDGRTWSAATALTTDADLADVEPHAILGTTAGEVILAWGHQVVGGANNYDIWLKRDLIVQ from the coding sequence ATGGTTCGCATCCACAAGCCCACGCTGGGCCTCGTTGTGCTTGCCCTGGCCGCCTGCACGGCTGATTCGACCGGATTTACCGTTCCCGCGACGGGGCAGCGGGTGATCTCGGCCACGGAGACGGGCGCCGTGTACGCCGGGCCCGAGACCGACTACCAGCCGTCGCTGATCCGTACGCGGGCGGGGACGCTGATGATGGTGATCGAGCGCCTCAACTCCAGCAACTCGGGCGACCTGTTCATCAGCAACTCCGCGGACGAGGGCGCCACGTGGAGTGTGCCGCGCGCGATTGTGGCGGCCACGAACAGCGAGCGCCATCCCGCGCTGGTGGAGCTGGCGACGGGCGGGTTCGCGCTCTTCTACCTATACAACGAGGGGAACAAGGGCGGCAACCGCATCCACCGCTCCACCTCGCCGGACGGGGCAACGTGGACGGCACGCGGGCGCATTGGGCTCGGGTGGAACACTGGCGGCGAGATCAATCCTGCGGTGATCGTGGAGCCGGACGGCTCACTGACAATGACGTACCACCGCCTGAACGGCGCCGCCTACATCGCGCGCTCCACCGACGGCGGCGCCACGTGGGACACCCGCAAGACCGCCATCACCACGACGGCGGCCGCGCTCCCCCGCATCGCCAAGCGCGCCAGCGACGGTCTGTACCTGGTGACGTACCAATCCGCCGGAAGCGACGGCAAGATGGACCTGTTCGCGGAGACTTCGGCCGATCCGTACAACTGGACCGCCGCCGCCACGCCCCTCGCGCAGGCGGACGACAACCACGACTCGGCGCCCATCGTGATGCCGAACGGGAGCTTCTTCCTGCCGTACGTCACCGCGCAGGGGACGGCCCACTACAACGTCGTCTACCGCACCAGCCCGGACGGCCGCACCTGGAGCGCCGCGACCGCCCTGACCACCGACGCGGACCTTGCCGACGTGGAGCCTCACGCGATCCTCGGGACCACGGCGGGGGAGGTGATCCTGGCCTGGGGTCATCAGGTAGTTGGCGGAGCCAACAACTATGACATCTGGCTGAAGCGCGACCTGATCGTGCAGTAG
- a CDS encoding ligase-associated DNA damage response exonuclease, whose amino-acid sequence MLLRVTDRGMYCEAGDFFIDPWLPVDRAVITHAHGDHARWGCRRYLGSREGERVMRTRLGADARIDTLEWGEVRDVRGVKVSLHPAGHILGSAQVRVERGGEVWVVSGDYKTEPDPTCTPFEPVRCHTFVTESTFGLPIYRWRPQAEVFAQIDAWWRGNQEAGRASLLFGYGLGKAQRMLAGVDPSIGPIFAHGAALKLNQDYRDGGIPLPPADNPMGAPKGFDWSRALVIAPPSANGTPWMRRFGPVSAAFASGWMSIRGARRRRGVDRGFVLSDHVDWPSLLSSIEATGAECVWVTHGYREPVVRWLREHGIQALAVASRWEGGSDDVAVDAPAEEGAEVEQQESA is encoded by the coding sequence ATGCTGCTGCGCGTTACTGACCGGGGGATGTACTGCGAAGCAGGTGACTTCTTCATCGACCCCTGGCTACCGGTGGACCGGGCGGTGATCACGCACGCGCACGGCGACCACGCGCGATGGGGGTGCCGGCGCTATCTGGGCTCGCGCGAGGGGGAGCGGGTGATGAGGACGCGCCTGGGCGCCGATGCCCGCATTGACACGCTGGAGTGGGGCGAGGTGAGAGACGTGCGCGGGGTGAAGGTGTCGCTGCACCCCGCGGGGCACATCCTGGGCTCGGCGCAGGTGAGGGTGGAGCGCGGCGGAGAGGTTTGGGTCGTGTCGGGCGACTACAAGACGGAGCCGGACCCCACCTGTACGCCATTCGAGCCGGTGCGCTGCCACACCTTCGTCACCGAGAGCACCTTTGGCCTCCCCATCTACCGCTGGCGGCCGCAGGCGGAGGTCTTCGCGCAGATCGATGCGTGGTGGCGCGGCAACCAGGAGGCGGGGCGCGCGTCGCTCCTCTTCGGCTATGGGCTGGGCAAGGCGCAGCGGATGCTGGCCGGTGTCGATCCGTCCATCGGCCCCATCTTCGCGCACGGCGCGGCGCTGAAGCTGAACCAGGACTACCGCGACGGCGGCATCCCCCTTCCCCCCGCCGACAACCCGATGGGCGCGCCCAAGGGCTTCGATTGGAGCCGCGCCCTGGTCATCGCCCCGCCCTCGGCGAACGGGACGCCGTGGATGCGCCGCTTCGGCCCCGTGTCGGCGGCGTTCGCGTCGGGGTGGATGAGCATCCGCGGCGCGCGCCGGCGTCGGGGCGTGGACCGAGGCTTCGTCCTCTCCGACCACGTCGACTGGCCATCGCTGCTCTCCTCCATCGAGGCGACCGGCGCCGAGTGCGTCTGGGTCACGCACGGCTATCGCGAGCCAGTCGTTCGGTGGCTGCGCGAGCACGGCATCCAGGCGCTGGCCGTCGCCAGCCGCTGGGAGGGCGGGAGCGACGATGTGGCTGTGGACGCGCCGGCGGAAGAGGGGGCTGAGGTGGAGCAGCAAGAAAGTGCGTGA
- a CDS encoding nuclear transport factor 2 family protein — MTAASRAERFVDALYALEDGRDVEPLVTLHGDDADISNPLAPHRHTGPEGAREFWESYRGTFDSVRSEFHHTEDAGDASFLEWTSTGRTTQGRDFSYRGVSVVEWSGDRIRAFRTYFDPRHLSQQIAPAA, encoded by the coding sequence ATGACGGCAGCAAGCAGAGCGGAGCGCTTCGTGGACGCGCTGTACGCGCTCGAAGACGGGCGGGACGTGGAGCCGCTGGTCACGCTCCATGGCGACGACGCGGACATCTCCAACCCGCTGGCGCCGCACCGGCACACGGGGCCGGAGGGTGCGCGCGAGTTCTGGGAATCGTACCGCGGGACGTTCGACAGCGTGCGCTCCGAATTCCATCACACCGAAGACGCCGGCGACGCGTCGTTCCTGGAGTGGACCAGCACCGGGCGCACTACGCAGGGGCGCGACTTCAGCTACCGCGGTGTCAGCGTGGTCGAATGGAGCGGCGACCGCATCCGCGCGTTTCGCACCTACTTCGACCCGCGCCACCTCAGCCAGCAGATCGCCCCGGCGGCGTAG
- a CDS encoding carboxypeptidase regulatory-like domain-containing protein, producing MRIFRYLAPVLGLLCAKPLAAQQTAATTGATIRGVVTDSVAGAPLAEATVQLVQTGVAAPNARTATTDAAGRFSFAGVPAGRYALGFLHPVLDSLGLEPIARQVQVAGQGEVRADLAIPAPARLRSAFCGAEGSTGGMVMGFVRAAEGGAPVPGATVVGEWMELSIGTGGMSRQTARRTATTGANGGFLLCDVPTPGTVMLVVSRGGEGTDRIDAEVPGSGFLRRDLFLGEARMAARADTARAAGDTVPPLPRTRTGPGRLTGTVVTTDGGRPLPGAQVSVVNGVPTRANANGEWTLTGAPSGTRMLEVRAPGYYPVLRVVDIADGARPVRVALSRLAAMLDTVRVTARSGGKAARAGFDERRRSWGTGRFFTADDLQRRLLVETSDLFKNMPGVSSIRGVDGGESLLMRNAFGDACAPTLYFNGLMMRNLTGTDLDSLVQPQEIAAIEVYAESQVPPQFQDALSGCGSIVVWTK from the coding sequence ATGCGAATTTTCCGTTACCTGGCGCCCGTGCTCGGGCTGCTGTGCGCTAAGCCTCTGGCCGCTCAACAGACGGCCGCAACTACCGGCGCCACGATCCGGGGGGTGGTGACCGACAGCGTGGCGGGGGCGCCGCTGGCGGAGGCCACGGTGCAGCTGGTGCAGACCGGGGTGGCGGCGCCGAATGCGCGGACGGCCACGACGGACGCGGCGGGGAGGTTCTCGTTCGCGGGGGTGCCGGCGGGGAGATACGCGCTGGGCTTCCTGCACCCGGTGCTGGACTCGCTGGGGCTGGAGCCGATCGCCCGCCAGGTGCAGGTGGCGGGGCAGGGGGAGGTGCGCGCGGACCTCGCCATTCCGGCGCCGGCGCGGCTCAGGAGCGCGTTCTGCGGCGCGGAGGGGAGCACGGGGGGGATGGTGATGGGGTTCGTGCGGGCGGCGGAGGGCGGGGCGCCGGTGCCGGGCGCCACCGTGGTCGGCGAGTGGATGGAGCTCTCCATCGGCACCGGGGGGATGTCGCGGCAGACGGCGAGGCGCACGGCGACCACCGGGGCCAACGGAGGATTCCTGCTCTGCGACGTGCCCACGCCCGGCACGGTGATGCTGGTGGTGAGCCGCGGCGGCGAGGGCACCGACCGCATCGACGCGGAGGTCCCCGGGTCGGGGTTCCTGCGGCGCGACCTGTTCCTGGGCGAGGCGCGGATGGCCGCGCGCGCCGACACCGCCCGCGCGGCGGGCGACACGGTGCCGCCGCTCCCCCGCACGCGCACGGGGCCGGGCCGGCTGACCGGCACGGTGGTGACCACGGATGGGGGGCGGCCGCTGCCGGGCGCACAGGTGAGCGTGGTGAACGGCGTGCCCACGCGCGCGAACGCCAACGGTGAGTGGACGCTGACCGGCGCCCCCTCGGGGACGCGGATGCTGGAGGTGCGCGCGCCCGGCTACTACCCCGTGCTCCGCGTGGTGGACATCGCGGATGGCGCGCGCCCCGTGCGCGTGGCGCTGTCGAGGCTCGCGGCGATGCTGGACACGGTCCGGGTCACGGCGCGGTCCGGGGGGAAGGCCGCCCGCGCCGGCTTCGACGAGCGGCGGCGCTCCTGGGGGACGGGGCGCTTCTTTACCGCGGACGACCTGCAGAGGCGGCTGCTGGTGGAAACTTCGGACCTGTTCAAGAACATGCCGGGCGTCTCGAGCATCCGCGGTGTGGATGGCGGCGAATCCCTCCTGATGCGCAACGCGTTCGGCGATGCGTGCGCGCCGACGTTGTATTTCAACGGACTCATGATGAGGAACCTGACCGGCACCGACCTGGATTCGCTCGTGCAGCCCCAGGAGATCGCGGCGATCGAGGTGTACGCCGAGAGCCAGGTGCCCCCGCAGTTCCAGGACGCCCTCAGCGGCTGCGGGAGCATCGTGGTGTGGACGAAGTGA
- a CDS encoding DUF5916 domain-containing protein encodes MPLPVSSRPVLATALLALASAAPAAAQQTVTAMPAVAAARSSPVRVDGRLDDTAWSAAQPVSAFVQAEPLEGAAVQQPTEVRVLFDEEAIYIGARMHDSTPGSIARQLVRRDESGQYDYFEVSLDPSMNRRTGYRFRVSAAGVQVDDYLFNDVNEDRAWDAVWESDVQIDAQGWTAEIRIPLSQVRFHPSASPQEWGINFGRRRLSSNELSFFALESRRAHGRVSVFRTVTGLLLPRSVRRLEARPYLLARGLAGPAEAGNPFFDGREQRAGAGLDLRYGIGPSFTLDATFNPDFGQVEVDPAVINLSAAETIYPEQRPFFVEDARIFDFGISAGSLFYSRRIGRQPQKPSLSGATHVDVADETSILGAAKLTGRTNGGLSVGMLAAVTGREDASAYFAGRDSVAGFVAEPRSGFGVLRARQELLGGRTLLGAIATAAHRELPSDGSFDFLPSLATTAGVDFEHSWSSRAWALSGFLAGTHVRGSREAITRLQRSLNHYFQRPDAYRLGVDSSATSMTGAEWRLQLARRSGRWTGAVHAAERTQGFDANDLGQFRYGERFDVGANLSYQEIKPGALFRNYRVTGTTFHNFRHEVLRDPASWSSWGDAHKRGVFAGIFEGTFLNYWGISLTSQYDPENYDDEMTRGGPLMLDPAAVAVGLRVSTDRREKLSFEPSFSMDNNGALGWGWRGATRVSYRPSSRVQIEAEPAYQAQPDAAQYVATTGDVGYAPTYGRRYLFGELDRRTFTLATRLNLTFSRELTLQLFAQPLLSVGDFTTYKQLAGARTFEFDRFEEGTTVSDTTGASCVNGRTCLSGNRRLADFDADGRVDFTFQEQDFRIRSLRGNAVLRWEYRPGSTLFLVWQQRRAFRDLEAANFDVGGEAADLFRDRSTNIFVIKANYWLSL; translated from the coding sequence ATGCCCCTCCCCGTCTCGTCTCGCCCCGTCCTGGCCACCGCGCTCCTCGCGCTGGCCTCCGCCGCCCCGGCCGCTGCCCAGCAGACAGTGACTGCGATGCCAGCGGTGGCCGCCGCGCGAAGCTCTCCGGTTCGCGTCGACGGCCGGCTGGATGATACGGCCTGGAGCGCGGCGCAGCCGGTCTCAGCGTTCGTGCAGGCCGAGCCGTTGGAAGGTGCAGCCGTGCAACAGCCCACGGAGGTGCGCGTCCTGTTCGACGAGGAGGCGATCTACATCGGTGCGCGCATGCACGACTCCACTCCCGGCTCCATCGCGCGGCAGCTCGTCCGCCGCGACGAGTCGGGGCAGTACGACTACTTCGAGGTGTCACTCGATCCCAGCATGAACCGGCGGACAGGCTACCGCTTCCGCGTCTCCGCGGCCGGTGTGCAGGTGGACGACTACCTGTTCAACGACGTGAACGAAGACCGCGCCTGGGACGCGGTGTGGGAGTCGGACGTGCAGATCGACGCGCAGGGGTGGACGGCGGAGATCCGCATCCCGCTGTCCCAGGTGCGCTTCCATCCCTCCGCCAGCCCGCAGGAGTGGGGGATCAACTTCGGAAGGCGGCGGCTGTCGAGCAACGAGCTGAGCTTCTTCGCGCTGGAGTCGCGCCGCGCGCATGGCCGCGTCAGCGTCTTCCGGACCGTCACCGGGCTCCTCCTCCCGCGGTCGGTCCGCAGGCTGGAGGCACGGCCCTATCTGCTGGCGCGCGGCCTCGCCGGGCCCGCGGAGGCGGGGAACCCGTTCTTCGACGGTCGTGAGCAGCGCGCCGGCGCGGGGCTCGACCTTCGCTACGGCATCGGCCCCAGCTTCACGCTCGACGCAACCTTCAACCCCGACTTCGGCCAGGTGGAGGTGGACCCGGCTGTCATCAACCTTTCCGCGGCCGAGACGATCTACCCGGAGCAGCGGCCATTCTTCGTGGAGGACGCCCGCATCTTCGACTTCGGCATCTCCGCCGGCAGCCTCTTCTACAGCCGCCGGATTGGCCGGCAGCCGCAGAAGCCCTCCCTGTCGGGCGCGACCCACGTCGACGTGGCCGACGAGACCTCCATCCTGGGTGCCGCGAAGCTGACCGGGCGCACCAACGGCGGACTCTCCGTGGGGATGCTGGCGGCGGTCACGGGACGCGAGGACGCCAGCGCGTACTTCGCGGGTCGCGACAGCGTGGCGGGCTTCGTGGCCGAGCCTCGCTCCGGCTTCGGCGTCCTCCGGGCACGGCAGGAGCTCCTGGGTGGCAGGACGCTGCTGGGCGCGATCGCCACGGCGGCGCACCGCGAGCTCCCCTCCGACGGCTCCTTCGACTTCCTCCCGTCTCTGGCGACGACGGCCGGCGTCGACTTCGAGCACAGCTGGAGCAGCCGCGCATGGGCGCTGTCGGGCTTCCTTGCCGGGACGCACGTGCGTGGCTCGCGGGAGGCGATAACCCGGCTGCAGCGGTCGCTCAACCACTACTTCCAGCGGCCGGATGCGTACCGCCTGGGCGTCGACTCGTCGGCCACCTCCATGACGGGGGCCGAGTGGCGCCTGCAGCTGGCCCGCCGCAGCGGCCGCTGGACCGGCGCGGTCCACGCGGCAGAGCGCACGCAGGGGTTCGACGCCAACGATCTCGGCCAGTTCCGCTACGGCGAGCGCTTCGACGTGGGAGCAAACCTCTCCTACCAGGAGATCAAGCCCGGGGCGCTGTTCCGGAACTACCGCGTAACCGGCACCACCTTTCACAACTTTCGCCACGAGGTGCTTCGGGACCCGGCCTCCTGGAGCTCGTGGGGGGATGCGCACAAGCGCGGTGTCTTCGCGGGGATTTTTGAAGGCACGTTCCTCAACTACTGGGGGATCAGCCTCACCTCCCAGTACGATCCGGAGAACTACGACGACGAGATGACCCGCGGAGGGCCGCTGATGCTCGATCCCGCGGCCGTGGCCGTCGGTCTTCGGGTCAGCACGGACCGCCGGGAGAAGCTCAGCTTCGAGCCCTCGTTCAGCATGGACAACAACGGTGCCCTCGGCTGGGGCTGGCGGGGCGCGACGCGGGTCTCGTACCGGCCATCGTCCCGGGTGCAGATCGAGGCGGAACCGGCTTACCAGGCGCAGCCCGACGCCGCGCAGTACGTGGCCACCACGGGTGACGTGGGGTACGCGCCGACCTACGGGCGCCGTTACCTGTTCGGGGAGCTGGACCGCCGCACCTTTACGCTGGCCACCCGGCTCAACCTCACCTTTTCGCGAGAGCTGACGCTGCAGTTGTTCGCCCAGCCGCTGCTGTCGGTCGGCGACTTCACCACGTACAAGCAGCTCGCCGGGGCCAGGACGTTCGAGTTCGACCGCTTCGAGGAGGGCACCACCGTGTCCGATACGACGGGCGCGTCGTGCGTGAACGGGCGCACCTGCCTCAGCGGCAATCGGCGCCTGGCGGACTTCGATGCGGACGGACGGGTGGACTTCACCTTCCAGGAGCAGGACTTCCGAATCCGCTCGCTGCGCGGCAACGCCGTTCTGCGCTGGGAGTATCGCCCCGGATCGACGCTCTTCCTGGTCTGGCAGCAGCGCCGCGCCTTCCGGGACCTGGAGGCCGCGAACTTCGACGTGGGAGGCGAGGCGGCGGACCTCTTCCGCGACCGTTCCACCAACATCTTCGTCATCAAGGCGAACTACTGGCTGTCACTGTAG